The stretch of DNA TGGGATGTTGAGGGGGGGGAGTTTCTCGATATGTCGATGAGCCACGGTGCTACGCTATTGGGGCATGCGCCGGAGTGTTTGCGACGGGTGTTTGAACAAACCTGGGAGGCGGGTGTCCTGTGTAGCCTGGATACCGAACATCACATCGAACTGGCTGAGCGTCTGTGCGAAATCGTCCCCTGCGGCGAACGTGTTCGCTTTACCGGATCAGGGTCCGAAGCGACGTTGCATGCGTTGCGGCTGTGTCGTGCGGTGAGCGGGCGGGATAAGATCATTCGTTTTCGCGGGCATTTTCACGGGTATCACGAATTCACATTTATCGGCGGGCACCCGCCGGCGGGGCAATTGGAGGCGTCGCCGCCGTATCGTGAAAGCGCGGGCATTCCGGAGGCGATGGCGGAGTTGATCGTGCCGGTCGAATACAACAATCCCGCGGCGCTCGAAGCGGCGATTGCCGAGCATCGCGGCGATGTGGGGACGATCGTGATTGAACCGGTCGATTTCAATTGCGGCTGCATTCTACCCGAACCAGGATTTCTGGAATTAGCGCGGCGGTTGGCGGATGAGAATAACATGATTTTGTTTTTCGACGAGATCCAATCGTTTGCCAAAAAGAGTCCCGGCGGCGCGCAACAAGATTTTGGGGTGACGCCCGATATCTGCACGATCGGCAAATCGCTCGGCGCCGGCCTGCCGCTCTCGGCAATCGCAGGCAAAGCGGAGTTGATGGACCGTTATAAACCGATCGGCGATGTCGCCCACAGCGGGACATTCAATGCGCCGTTACCGTCGATCTTAGCGGGGTTGGCGTTTGTGGAGACCGTAACCACGTCGGAGTTTTGGCAGCACATCAATACGCTAGGCGAACGGCTGTTTGCCGGTTTGGCGGAGATTTCACAGCGTAGCCCGGTGCCGGTGCGGTTCCAACATCACGGCAGCCGCTTCGGCATGATCTTCGGCACGCGGGAACCGGTCATCAACTACCGGCAAAGCCTCGTCCACGATCCGCAGACGATGCTGCAATTCTGCCGCGAAACGACAGAGCGTGGCGTCTACTTCCACGACTACGGCGGCGGCTCATGCCATCACGGATTTAGCTTGGCGCACGACGCGGATGATATCGACCGCGTGCTGAACGTGGTAGACGACTCGTTGGCAGCGATGGGCAGCTAATCCGCTTCAATTGAGCCAACACAAGAAAACGGGTAGCCGCGATTGCGCAGCAATCGGGGTTGGCATAGCCAACAAGAAGCTGCAATTAGAACGTTGAATAGATTTCCGAATCCGCCAATTACGCAGACCGTCAACTGCAGCGTCTCGTGCCGACAGCACACCGATTGCAAAACAATCGCTGCCACCCGTTACCCGAGGAAAGCCCTCTCGAGAATCACCGTGTTCCTCAAGCCTGTTCCCTCAAGCCTCAAGCCTCCCGCCCCCTTAAGACCATTTCCAAGTCTCACGAATATCCGCTTCATTCACAATTGCCGTGGGGGGCCAAGTCCCTTTGGACATGGCGACGATGTTGGCGGCGGCTTCGTCGGCCATGTCTCGCAATGATTTTTCATCCACGCCGCCGATGTGGGGCAGGGCGACGACGTTGTCGAGTTTGAGCAGCGGATTGTCGGCCGGGGTTGGTTCTTCCTCAAAAACATCCAACCCGGCGGCGGCGATGTGTCCCGATTCGAGAGCGGGGATCAAGTCCGCTTCAACAACCAGTCCACCACGGGCGGTGTTGACGAAAAAGACGCCCGGTTTCATTTTGGCGATCGTCTCTTTGTTGATCAGCCCGCGCGTTTCGTCGGTCAGGGGGGCATGGACGGAGATCACGTCGGAGCGTTTGAGCAGTTCGTCCAGGCTCACGATTTCGATGTTGTGCTCAGCATTGAATTCGGCATTGGGAAATTGTTCGGCAGCGATGACATTCATGCGAAACGCGCGAGCGCGGATCGCCATACTGCGGCCGATGCGTCCCAGGCCGATAATGCCCAGCGTCCGCTCGCGAACGTTCTGCATGATGTGCGGCTTCCACTGTCCGCTGCGCATTTCGCGATCCGTCTGTGTGACCGTGCGGGCAATATCCAGCATCAGAGCAAAGGCATGCTCGGCAACGCATTCGTGGTTGGCGTTGGGGGTGATGGAGACCGCGATTTTACGTTCGGTGCAAGCCGGGACGTTCACTTGGTCGTAACCAACCCCGACGCGGGAGACGACACGCAAGTCGGGACAAGCTTCGAGCAACGACGGCGAATACAACTCTCCGCTGGCCAGCGTCGCACTGATGCCTTGGAACGCCGCAACCAAATCGGCCTCGGTAGTTTGCTGTGTGAATCCAGGCGATTCAGGATAGACGACCTCAAACCCGGCCGCTTCGAGCCGCTCGGAGTAGGGACCCGGTTTTTTGTACAACAACGGCGGCGAAATCATCACGCGGGGCATGGGGAGAGTCCTCGGAAATCTTCTCGCTGTGGAAAACAATGATTGCAGAATCCCGTTATAATCTGGGGATCGCACAGACGAAAGCCTACCGGCCAATTGGCGTTCGCCGATTCCCGGCCCCAACCGACGACTGGGCCGTCGCGCAGGGCGATCCATTTCGCAGCAAAGAGGGAGGCATTGACCATGAACGTGCGAGAATTCCCGTTCCGACGCTGGATCCCCGTGCTGGTGGTCGGTGGGGTGTTGCTGCTCGTGATTGGGCTGTTGCTTCCGGCGGTCCAACGTGCGCGGACCCAAGCCAGGAAAACCCAATCGGTGAATCGTCTCAAGAACATCGGACTGGGCGTCCACAATTGCTATAACGGGCGAGAAGTATTTCCTAGTGGTGGCGTGATTCGCGACGATGGCGTGGCGATGCACGGGTGGTTATCGGAGGTCTACCTCCGTACGGTCCATGGTATATTTGAAGTGAATTTCCATCGTCCTTGGGATGATCTTGAAAACGACCCTTGGGTGCGGCAGCGGATTGATTGGTTTGAAAATCCCGCCATCTCTCAACAGCTCTCGCACGACGGTTACGGACTGACGCATTACATGGGAAATCCCAATGTCTTCCACCGCAATAGCAGCGTGACATTCGAAGACCTGACCGCTGGGCTGTCGCACACCTGGTTGGCGGGCGAGGTGACCGGCAACTTTCACCCGTGGGCGTATCCGTTCAATTGGCGAGCCTTAGGAGAGCGTCTCAATGACGAGCCGAACGGCTTTGGCCGCCCGACAGAAGACGGGGCCTACTTCGTGTTAGCCGACGGAGGTGTGAAGTTCTTCGGAAATGCCATGGGTGAAGAAGTACTGCGAAATCTGGCAAATGCTCCGCCCATAGCGACGCCGGAGCAGACAGTGATTCCGACAACGCGCGTGGAATCTGAAACCTGCAACTGGAAGTACGAGGAAATCGATTTACAACCGGCTAGCGCAGACGGCGTGTCGTTTGCCAAGGTCTGGATCGATGGAGCCGGGACGCCGCAAACGGTTTCGCTTATATGCCGCACTGGAGATTGGAATTTAATCAGAGGGTCAGGATGTCGCCTAATGACCGAACAAGAATTCCAACGCCTTCACGACAAATACCCCGGCATCCGAAAACTGTACGGACTGCATGGGATTGACGATGCGTCTGCGCAGATGATTGCGCAGTTTGAGGATTTGGAATTTCTGGAGACTAAGAGAATTCAACTCTCGGCAACCGGATTGCAGGCTTTGCAAAAATTGTCGCAGCTAAAAATCATGCGCGTTCGAAGCTGGCATCGCACTGCCGGCGAAGAACTCAGAGCGGCGCTGCCCGATTGCGAAATCCGCGGTGCCGGACAACTCCCCGACGACGTGCAGCCTTTTGATTGGTTGAAATGGTGAGCGTAATGTGCTGAGCGGGGATTATTGCTTTGTCCCACACAGCGCCGCACGGGCTGTTGTGGTCGCATAGACAATCAGCATTTGTCCGCCGCCATAGGGGATCCAAACCGCCTCGCGCGAATACGGAAACGAACCGTGGAACATGCCCCAGGCCAGAATCAGATCACTGAGCAGAAACAGTGCGGCTCCGATGGTCAGGAGGGAGAAACGACGGTCTTGTACGGCCAGCGACATCGCCATACCGGCCGTGCAGGCGAGTAGCAGCGTATAAACCAGGGCGGGCCAGCGCAGCAATTGCAGGCGGTCGACTTCAGTGGGGTAGACGATGAAATACCAGCCCACCAGTCCGATCAATTGCCAGATCAGCAGGGCCTCCCATCTGGCCGCGCGGGATTTCAGGCCGGCCCGCTTGTGAGCGTCGAGGCAAGCGGCGATGTAGGCGGCATGTCCCAGTCCAAAAGCGGCGATGCCGCCTAACGCGGGGTTGGGTAGTTTGATGAGTGTTTGTAAGCGGCCCGCCATAAAAAAATCACCGAGGGCCCCCAGCGTCATACCAATGGCAATGAGCAGCAGGTACCGCGAAGCTGCCGTCGCCCGCCCCCGTAGGAAAAACAACCAGGCAGCGACCACGAGCAGAACAGAAGAACCGAGCCGCCCCCATTCGCTCCAGCCACTTGCGTCATCGAGCGGCAGATTTCCAGCAAGCAGCCCGCCGCACAACAGAGCCCCCCAAACCAACCAAACTACAAACGGCCCGCCATCGCCGACTTTACGGTGTGCGGAATGGGTCGGTTCTGGAATGTCGGCCACCATCGTTTTCCTTGGGTTGCCACATGAAGATGTGCTGTACGAACTTCGACAAATTACAGTGATCGCCGCTGTGTGGATAATAAAATACAGGGGGCGGTGTCGAATATCGGCGTAACTTTGATGATACCCATGAGCGCCGGTCGCACACGAACCGACAGCCAACAACGATGAGTTTGTAGGATAACGGTGAAAGTACCGCGAAAACAAGGAGTTGTGAAGCCCGCACTGCGCTGGGCGGCGCAGTCGATCTTGAGCTGAAATCTCTCGTTCAACGATGGCAGCAGTTGCCCCGGCGTGTAACGACGGATATCGGCGAGATGGTAGGGGCAATGAGTGGCTCGCCACAGCAACGCCCGGAGATCTAAGTACCGGCGGCAAGGCTTGCGCAAAATCCACGACCGGCATAATTGCCGAACATGTGTCCCGCATCCCCGAAATTTCACTACCAGACGACGCTCAAAGCACCGGGCCGAGCATGGCGATGGTGTTGTTCCACAGGCGATGGCGGATGGGCCAATTGGCGACCATGTCGGATGTCACGGGGTGGGAATGTGCGAGGTAGGTCGCTTGCCGTTGGCGGACGTCGGCGGTCAAACTCTGGTCGTAGAAGAGAATATTGTTTTCGTAGTTCAGATCAAAACTACGGCGGTCCATATTGGCGGATCCGATCAGCGTGATCTCTCCGTCCAGCGTTAAGGACTTGGTGTGCAGCAGGCCGCCTTCGTATTCAAAAATCCGCACTCCCGCCGCCAGCAGGTCTGCGTAATAACTACGGCTCGCAGCTCCTACGATGAAGGAGTCGTTCTTGGCAGGAAAGATGATCGTGGTCTCCACCCCGCGGCGGGCACTAGCACAAAGTGCCGCCTGCATCGCTTCGTCCGGCACGTAGTAGGGGGTTGAAATAACCAGCTCGCGTCGTGCTGCATACATCAGTGTTTCAAACACCTGCGGCATGGCTTCGTAGCGTACTGTCGGACCGGTGCCGATCACTTGAGCCGCCAAACCATTTTCGAGCGGCGGAAGCGGTTGCCGTAGTAGGTCGTTGATGTCCTCGTCGACGTGCGCCATCCAGTCACTGGCAAACAGGTATTGGTTTTGTCGGACAATCGGACCTTCGAAGCGGATCATTGCATCGACCCAGGGCGCGTACTTCGCCTTCACACGAAATTCGGGATCCGCACAGTTTTGGCTTCCGCAATACGTAAGGCGATTATCGATTACCAAAATTTTGCGGTGATTGCGCAGATCGATCCGCCCTTTGAGCGGACGCAGAAAGGGGTTTCCGATGGGAAGAGCGACGGCAACACGGACGCCGGCAGCTTGCATGGCCTTCCAGTGTTCCGAGTCGATCATCGTGCGCGAACCGAGCCCATCCGCCATTGCCCGACAAGTCACTCCCCGCGCCGCGGCCCGTTTTAGTGCTTCGACCACCGCGAGTCCGTTGTTGTCCGTGAGCCAGATATAAAAGATCAGATGCACGTGGTCTTTGGCAGCATCGATGTCGGCAATCATGGATTTGATCGTCGCATTGGAATCCTGCATCAACTCACCACGGTTGCCCCCCACCGGCTCAAATCCATTGACCGTAGATCCGATGCGGAAGAGGTGCGCATAACACTCGGGGATCTCCGACCGCAGACTCGTGCTTTCCGTCGTAGCCGTGGCTGAGACGTTTGGCATCTGAGCCAGCACTTCGCGCATCCGCGCCACGCGGCGGCGGCCAATGTTTGTCTCGCCGAGTAGAAGGTAAGCGATAATGCCGATCACGGGCAGCGAGAAAATCACCACAATCCAAGCCACACGCGCCGCTGGGTCGCGGTGCGGACGTAATATTGCACGTGCAGCAACACCGACATGCACCAAGAAAAGTAGGCCCGTCCAGAGGAGTGTGACGAGGGAAGATTCAGTCATTCTCGCTCCGGAAGTTTTTTTGCGATCAAAGGTGAAATCAAGATGAACACAAGGAGCGAACGCCACGGGCCTGCTACAACTTATGCAAATCAACACCAGACAAAAATAGGGCCGGCAGGACTCGAACCTGCAACCAACAAATTATGAGTTTGCTGAAAAACGCTGAAAGTACCGAAAAAACAAGGGTTTGTGAAGTCTGAGCAGCGCCGGGCGCAGCAATTGATTTTTGATTTGGCGTATTTGAGTGATCGCTGGGAGAGGTTGCCAGAGCATGTCAGGACCGGCATTATGGCGATGGTGCGGGCGACTGGTGTGTAGGTATGGCCTCGCCAAAGGGTCGTCTTCGACTTCACCGAAACGAACAGATGGATAACGAATCGTTGGCAATATACAGCAAGTAAACCAAAGTTTCGTAGACTGATGCTTTGGTCATGTAACTACCGATCTCAGCAATAAGTTACGGCAAAACAAATCCAGCGAGGTGCCGACAATGTCGCCAAGCACGCCCGAATAAACCCTAGAGGCTGATCTTGCCCACGTCATCACTGCCTGGAGACTCCTTCCGGTTTGTATCATAACCGCCATACTGGCGCTGCTTGACGCGGCTGTCGCAACTTCCGAATTCCCGCCAAGTGACGACGGAAAAGTGATTGACGCTACCGAACTGGCCAGGCTGTTGCACGTCTCCCAGCTGCGGATGATGCAGATTATGAATCTGTTGAACTTCGCGTGGGATGTCCAGGAGTTGTTATTGTATCTGCCACCGGTGGAGCAGGGGCGGGATTCGCTGACCGAGCGACATCTGCGGGCAATTGTTTCAATCGTCGATTGGGGCCGACAACGGCGGCTCTGGATGAAGGTTGTGAATCGTTAGCCGATGAACGCTTTACTGAAAATGCTACGTCACTCGACGCTCCTCTGGGCGTGTCTGAAACGTCGTCTCGCGCTGATTAAGTGACCGCGCCTCCTCCGACAGTTTTGACAAGCGATTTTGAGGCGAACATTCCCATACAGCTTGACGTTCGTCCATCATTATTCATGAATCGCGCGAATTTGCATTAAAAACCATCCGTGCCCAAAGCCCCGCCGAAGGGTTGCGCTGAATACTCCACACCGTGTGGCGTGTCTATTGAGAATCGTCTGGAGGCACTTGTTGTTTGGTGCGGCGCTGCGACATGGGGCGTGCATCGAGCCATGTCTTCCAAGTTTGAAGTTGTTGTTCGCGTTGCTTTGGTTCCCCGAAAGGATCAAAAACGAGTTCGGCGCGGGTCAGTTTCAGAAATGTGCCGGAAGCGGCGGCGCGGACAGCTAGGCGTTGGTCGGCCATAAGATCGATCAGCGTCGCGAGCAGGCCCGATTCGGTCTGCGCCATGGCTTGTAGGATCACATCGCGTCCATCCCGGTCGGAGCGTGCGAGATGCTCGACAAGCCGCGTAATCGTCTGATTCCGCTCCTCGACCCCCTCTTCGGCCTGCAAACGGTCGAGCAGATTGAGCAACACGACTTCGGGGGGTTGGGGATTGAGCAATGCGCCGTTCAAAAACTTGACGAACTCGTCCGGCCCGGTATAGCCGGGGCGTGTGGCGATCACGCGGTCATCGCTATCGAGTACGAACGTTTGCGGCAACCCTTGCACGCCGAAACGAGCGGCAAGTTCCGTCTGTTCCTCGACGTCGACTTTGACCCACAAAAACTTGTCGGCCAAGGCGTTCACCCGCTCGTCCAGGAAGGTGTCTGCTTCCAGTTTACGGCACCACTTGCACC from Symmachiella dynata encodes:
- a CDS encoding aspartate aminotransferase family protein, with product MTDIYQRGAAVLPGGVCSSTRFNQAWGKPVYATRSKGARFWDVEGGEFLDMSMSHGATLLGHAPECLRRVFEQTWEAGVLCSLDTEHHIELAERLCEIVPCGERVRFTGSGSEATLHALRLCRAVSGRDKIIRFRGHFHGYHEFTFIGGHPPAGQLEASPPYRESAGIPEAMAELIVPVEYNNPAALEAAIAEHRGDVGTIVIEPVDFNCGCILPEPGFLELARRLADENNMILFFDEIQSFAKKSPGGAQQDFGVTPDICTIGKSLGAGLPLSAIAGKAELMDRYKPIGDVAHSGTFNAPLPSILAGLAFVETVTTSEFWQHINTLGERLFAGLAEISQRSPVPVRFQHHGSRFGMIFGTREPVINYRQSLVHDPQTMLQFCRETTERGVYFHDYGGGSCHHGFSLAHDADDIDRVLNVVDDSLAAMGS
- a CDS encoding phosphoglycerate dehydrogenase, with product MPRVMISPPLLYKKPGPYSERLEAAGFEVVYPESPGFTQQTTEADLVAAFQGISATLASGELYSPSLLEACPDLRVVSRVGVGYDQVNVPACTERKIAVSITPNANHECVAEHAFALMLDIARTVTQTDREMRSGQWKPHIMQNVRERTLGIIGLGRIGRSMAIRARAFRMNVIAAEQFPNAEFNAEHNIEIVSLDELLKRSDVISVHAPLTDETRGLINKETIAKMKPGVFFVNTARGGLVVEADLIPALESGHIAAAGLDVFEEEPTPADNPLLKLDNVVALPHIGGVDEKSLRDMADEAAANIVAMSKGTWPPTAIVNEADIRETWKWS
- a CDS encoding DUF1559 domain-containing protein, producing MNVREFPFRRWIPVLVVGGVLLLVIGLLLPAVQRARTQARKTQSVNRLKNIGLGVHNCYNGREVFPSGGVIRDDGVAMHGWLSEVYLRTVHGIFEVNFHRPWDDLENDPWVRQRIDWFENPAISQQLSHDGYGLTHYMGNPNVFHRNSSVTFEDLTAGLSHTWLAGEVTGNFHPWAYPFNWRALGERLNDEPNGFGRPTEDGAYFVLADGGVKFFGNAMGEEVLRNLANAPPIATPEQTVIPTTRVESETCNWKYEEIDLQPASADGVSFAKVWIDGAGTPQTVSLICRTGDWNLIRGSGCRLMTEQEFQRLHDKYPGIRKLYGLHGIDDASAQMIAQFEDLEFLETKRIQLSATGLQALQKLSQLKIMRVRSWHRTAGEELRAALPDCEIRGAGQLPDDVQPFDWLKW
- a CDS encoding lysoplasmalogenase codes for the protein MVADIPEPTHSAHRKVGDGGPFVVWLVWGALLCGGLLAGNLPLDDASGWSEWGRLGSSVLLVVAAWLFFLRGRATAASRYLLLIAIGMTLGALGDFFMAGRLQTLIKLPNPALGGIAAFGLGHAAYIAACLDAHKRAGLKSRAARWEALLIWQLIGLVGWYFIVYPTEVDRLQLLRWPALVYTLLLACTAGMAMSLAVQDRRFSLLTIGAALFLLSDLILAWGMFHGSFPYSREAVWIPYGGGQMLIVYATTTARAALCGTKQ
- the cls gene encoding cardiolipin synthase; the protein is MTESSLVTLLWTGLLFLVHVGVAARAILRPHRDPAARVAWIVVIFSLPVIGIIAYLLLGETNIGRRRVARMREVLAQMPNVSATATTESTSLRSEIPECYAHLFRIGSTVNGFEPVGGNRGELMQDSNATIKSMIADIDAAKDHVHLIFYIWLTDNNGLAVVEALKRAAARGVTCRAMADGLGSRTMIDSEHWKAMQAAGVRVAVALPIGNPFLRPLKGRIDLRNHRKILVIDNRLTYCGSQNCADPEFRVKAKYAPWVDAMIRFEGPIVRQNQYLFASDWMAHVDEDINDLLRQPLPPLENGLAAQVIGTGPTVRYEAMPQVFETLMYAARRELVISTPYYVPDEAMQAALCASARRGVETTIIFPAKNDSFIVGAASRSYYADLLAAGVRIFEYEGGLLHTKSLTLDGEITLIGSANMDRRSFDLNYENNILFYDQSLTADVRQRQATYLAHSHPVTSDMVANWPIRHRLWNNTIAMLGPVL
- a CDS encoding thioredoxin family protein — protein: MVRTAMIFGLSATVVILINCGCLALPGMAVEFEPTIEKAREKDPPADDGQKKLLVITFGADWCKWCRKLEADTFLDERVNALADKFLWVKVDVEEQTELAARFGVQGLPQTFVLDSDDRVIATRPGYTGPDEFVKFLNGALLNPQPPEVVLLNLLDRLQAEEGVEERNQTITRLVEHLARSDRDGRDVILQAMAQTESGLLATLIDLMADQRLAVRAAASGTFLKLTRAELVFDPFGEPKQREQQLQTWKTWLDARPMSQRRTKQQVPPDDSQ